AGACCCGCGGCAGGACGGCGGCTTTCTAAACGGGCTGGCTAGGGAGAGGAGGACCGCCACGGTTGAGCTCTACGAGGTGCATGGAAGGGAGTACCTGCTGTATAGAGGCCCCAAGCCGAACGTGGCTCTGGTAAGGGCTACGACGGCCGACGAGATTGGTAACCTGAGTATGGAGCAGGAGGCGATATACGGCTCCGTCCTCTCTATTGTGGAGGCCGTCAAGGCCCACCCCGGCGGCGTCGTGATCGCACAGGTGCTGAGGACGGTGACGCTGGGGGAGATCCACCCCAAGCACGTGGTGGTGCCTGGGCCCTTGGTGGACTACATCGTCGTGACTAGGCGGGGCACGGAGGTGGAGAAGTACCACTGGCAGACCGCCTCCTTCGACCTCAACCCGGTCATAAGCGGCGACGCGCCCTACAGAGTGGCGTACGAGCCGGTGAAGCTAACTGCCGAGAAGGTGGTGGCTCGGAGGGTTGTCCTCGAGCTGGTGAACTTGGTGGGGAAGCTGGGGCGCCCAGTAACTGTTAACCTCGGCATCGGCATACCCGCTGTGGCCGCAGACGTCATTAGAGAGGAGAGGCTAGACGACTTCATCCACCTCACGGTTGAGTCGGGGGTTTGGGGAGGAATCGCCCTCATGGACGCCGACTTCGGAGCCGCCATGGGGCACTACGCCGTGATCCCAATGCCCGACCAATTTGTCTTGTACGAAGGCGGCGCGATAGACGCCACCTCGCTGGGGTTTCTACAAATTGACAAGGAGGGCAACGTCAACCCGGCGTTTCTGCCCGGGAGGCTTCCCGGGCCCGGGGGGTTCCCCGTCATCGCGATAGGCTCCCCAAGGGTGTACTTCGCCGGGGGGTTCACCGCTGGCCGGAGGGACATAGCGGTGAAAGACTGCAGGCTGGTAGTCGCTGAGGACGGCCCCATTGTCAAGTTCGTGGAGCGTGTCTACAAGATCGTCTTCAGCGGGAGATATGCGGTGGACGAGGGGAAGGAGGTGCTGTACATCACAGAGCGCGCGGTGTTTAGACTGACGCCAGGCGGCTTGGAGCTTGTGGAGGTTGCCCCGGGAGTCGACTTTGAGAGAGACGTCTTGGCTAAGATGGAGTTCAAGCCAGCGGTGAGGCGCGTTGAGGAGATGGACAGGAGACTTTTCTGTGAAGAAAGGCTAGGGCTGAGGGAGGTTGCTCTCGAAATTGTAAAAAGGTAAGTTTAAAAGGCGCTGTGTAGAGAAGGAGGTGATAAGAAGAGACAAGCCCTCAGTCCTCGTTGTCAGCGGAAGATCCGACTTGACGAAGTACCTCTCGCAGACTCCCCTCTACTTCGCATACCGCGGCCCCCACGGCGACTGGTTCAAGTCGGTGGCCGAGAGGCATGTGGACTCCGCGGAGTGGCAACTCCTCCCGCCGGCGGAGGCGAAGGCGGCTACTCGCAGAGATCTGCTGACGGGCGGCTTCCTGAGGCTGAGGGACACGGTGGCGGTGAGGCAGGACAGGTGTATATGGTGCGGCCTCTGCGCCTCGCTCTGCCCAGCCTCTGCCTTTGAGTACGCGGAGAGGCGCGTCGTGAGGGTGAGGTACGAGTCTTGTATCGACTGCGGCCTCTGCAACGCCGTGTGCCCCGTCGATGCCGTGCAGATGCCCTCCCTCCCCGACGCCTACCTCGCGGACTTGGTAAAGACCGCCCCTGCGCCGCTTAGGTTTATCTGCGACTACGCCTTCCAAGACGGCGACGAGGAGGGGGTGCGAGTCAAATGCGTCGCCGCAATT
The sequence above is drawn from the Pyrobaculum ferrireducens genome and encodes:
- a CDS encoding acyl CoA:acetate/3-ketoacid CoA transferase: MIRKFVSGAEAVSKIPDGAVVAISGFNAATAPFYLIDELIERYRKTGHPRRLFIISDAIPSIPGFGLDKIGKLILEDPDQDFVKGFLLPFYGWAPELQKAVMKNLVEAYTWPIGIVTRWLRAVAVGAPGIFSRVGLGTFIDPRQDGGFLNGLARERRTATVELYEVHGREYLLYRGPKPNVALVRATTADEIGNLSMEQEAIYGSVLSIVEAVKAHPGGVVIAQVLRTVTLGEIHPKHVVVPGPLVDYIVVTRRGTEVEKYHWQTASFDLNPVISGDAPYRVAYEPVKLTAEKVVARRVVLELVNLVGKLGRPVTVNLGIGIPAVAADVIREERLDDFIHLTVESGVWGGIALMDADFGAAMGHYAVIPMPDQFVLYEGGAIDATSLGFLQIDKEGNVNPAFLPGRLPGPGGFPVIAIGSPRVYFAGGFTAGRRDIAVKDCRLVVAEDGPIVKFVERVYKIVFSGRYAVDEGKEVLYITERAVFRLTPGGLELVEVAPGVDFERDVLAKMEFKPAVRRVEEMDRRLFCEERLGLREVALEIVKR